In a genomic window of Lottiidibacillus patelloidae:
- a CDS encoding thioredoxin family protein yields MNEIEPNEILDYVKKEKSAIFFHTPLCGTCKVGRRMLEIVEMTLPNMKIASCNINTASEIASAYNIESVPCLIVFSEGTVKEKVYAFQSVDYLYSLLKAE; encoded by the coding sequence GTGAATGAAATTGAACCAAATGAAATTTTAGACTATGTGAAAAAAGAAAAAAGTGCAATATTTTTTCATACACCACTATGCGGAACGTGCAAAGTTGGAAGACGAATGTTAGAAATAGTTGAAATGACGCTCCCAAATATGAAAATCGCATCATGCAATATAAATACAGCTTCAGAAATTGCCAGTGCATATAATATTGAAAGTGTTCCATGTCTCATTGTTTTTTCTGAAGGTACAGTGAAAGAAAAAGTTTACGCCTTTCAATCTGTCGATTATTTATATAGCTTATTAAAAGCAGAGTAA